The following proteins are encoded in a genomic region of Streptomyces sp. SLBN-31:
- the thiD gene encoding bifunctional hydroxymethylpyrimidine kinase/phosphomethylpyrimidine kinase: MRPRVLTVAGSDSGGGAGIQADLKTMLALGVHGMSVVTAVTAQNSLGVQGAWELPAEAVRAQYRSVVDDIGVQAVKTGMLASAELVALVAELVAGTDAPAVVDPVGVSKHGDPLLAHSALDSMRERLLPVATVATPNLDEVAQLTGVRVQSEDELPQAAAAVLAYGPKWVLIKGGHLPGDAVDLLTDGSQEHWLRAPRYDNRHTHGTGCTLASAIASQLAKGQSVPEAVRAAKEYVTGAIAAGFALGGGIGPVDHGWALSTGSP; the protein is encoded by the coding sequence GTGAGGCCGCGGGTGCTGACGGTCGCGGGCTCCGACTCCGGCGGAGGCGCCGGGATCCAGGCCGACCTGAAGACGATGCTCGCGCTCGGTGTGCACGGCATGAGCGTCGTCACGGCCGTCACCGCCCAGAACTCCCTTGGCGTACAGGGGGCTTGGGAGCTGCCCGCGGAGGCGGTGCGCGCGCAGTACCGGAGCGTCGTCGACGACATCGGCGTCCAGGCGGTGAAGACCGGGATGCTGGCCTCGGCCGAACTGGTCGCCCTGGTGGCCGAGTTGGTCGCCGGGACGGACGCACCGGCGGTGGTGGACCCGGTGGGCGTCTCCAAGCACGGGGACCCGCTGCTCGCCCACTCCGCCCTGGACTCGATGCGCGAGCGGCTGCTCCCGGTCGCCACCGTCGCCACCCCGAACCTCGACGAGGTCGCCCAACTCACCGGTGTGCGCGTGCAGTCGGAGGACGAGCTGCCGCAGGCGGCGGCGGCCGTCCTGGCGTACGGGCCGAAGTGGGTGCTGATCAAGGGCGGCCATCTGCCCGGCGACGCCGTGGACCTGCTCACCGACGGCTCCCAGGAGCACTGGCTGCGCGCCCCCCGGTACGACAACCGGCACACGCACGGCACGGGCTGCACCCTCGCGTCCGCGATCGCGTCGCAGCTCGCGAAGGGGCAGTCCGTGCCGGAGGCGGTGCGGGCCGCCAAGGAGTACGTCACCGGGGCGATCGCGGCCGGCTTCGCGCTCGGTGGCGGGATCGGGCCCGTCGACCACGGCTGGGCCCTCAGTACGGGTAGTCCCTGA
- a CDS encoding FAD-dependent monooxygenase produces the protein MTKNLSGLRVLISGASVAGPALALNLARLGARVTVVEKAPELRGGGFAVDFRGHVHRRVLTSMGIWDEIHARQTHMGRQIVVDADGNPRVDLPAELMSGDVEIFRGDLAQIMYERTKDDVEYVFGDSVASLAEDADGVDVTFGMGAPRRFDLVVGADGLHSHTRRLVFGDESRHLRFFDHYVAGFDVPNHLGLDRTGRVYSEPGRAIVMANYDGDPDRCHALLVFRSAELSYDRRDVTAVKRILMERFAGMGWDAPTALKALEQADDLYFDAIAQIHVDRLTKGRVALLGDAGYGATMGGMGTGVAIVGAYVLAGELALAEGDFRTAFAEYETRVRDFAKGCQKISGNAGPFFAPPTERRIRSRDRMYRILASRPLARFFKRMTEKAATGITLRDYPY, from the coding sequence ATGACGAAGAACCTCAGCGGCCTCCGTGTCCTGATCTCCGGCGCGAGCGTCGCCGGTCCCGCCCTCGCCCTGAACCTGGCCCGCCTCGGCGCCCGGGTGACCGTCGTGGAGAAGGCCCCGGAACTGCGCGGCGGCGGCTTCGCGGTCGACTTCCGCGGCCATGTCCACCGCCGGGTCCTCACCTCCATGGGCATCTGGGACGAGATCCACGCCCGCCAGACCCACATGGGCCGTCAGATCGTGGTCGACGCGGACGGCAACCCGCGCGTGGACCTGCCCGCCGAATTGATGAGCGGCGACGTGGAGATCTTCCGCGGCGACCTCGCGCAGATCATGTACGAGCGGACGAAGGACGACGTCGAGTACGTCTTCGGCGACTCGGTCGCCTCCCTGGCCGAGGACGCGGACGGCGTCGACGTCACCTTCGGCATGGGCGCGCCCCGCCGCTTCGACCTGGTCGTCGGCGCGGACGGACTGCACTCCCACACCCGTCGGCTGGTCTTCGGCGACGAGTCCCGCCACCTGCGCTTCTTCGACCACTACGTCGCCGGCTTCGACGTCCCCAACCATCTCGGCCTGGACCGCACCGGCCGCGTCTACAGCGAGCCGGGCCGCGCGATCGTCATGGCCAACTACGACGGCGACCCGGACCGCTGCCACGCGCTGCTGGTCTTCCGGTCCGCGGAACTGTCGTACGACCGCCGGGACGTCACGGCGGTCAAGCGGATCCTCATGGAACGCTTCGCCGGGATGGGCTGGGATGCCCCGACCGCCCTCAAGGCCCTCGAACAGGCCGACGACCTGTACTTCGACGCCATCGCCCAGATCCACGTCGACCGCCTCACCAAGGGACGCGTGGCGCTCCTCGGGGACGCGGGCTACGGGGCGACCATGGGCGGCATGGGGACGGGGGTGGCGATCGTCGGGGCGTACGTCCTCGCCGGTGAACTCGCCCTCGCGGAAGGCGACTTCCGTACCGCCTTCGCCGAGTACGAGACCCGGGTGCGGGACTTCGCGAAGGGCTGCCAGAAGATCTCCGGCAACGCGGGCCCGTTCTTCGCGCCGCCTACCGAGCGGCGCATCCGCAGCCGGGACCGCATGTACCGGATCCTCGCCTCCCGCCCGCTGGCCCGCTTCTTCAAGCGGATGACCGAGAAGGCGGCGACGGGCATCACGCTCAGGGACTACCCGTACTGA
- a CDS encoding thiamine-phosphate kinase yields MKGTVGELGEFGLIRELTSRLTTTPAVRVGPGDDAAVVAAPDRRVVASTDILLEGRHFRRDWSTAYDVGRKAAAQNLADIAAMGAVPTALLLGLVVPAELPVTWPSELMDGLRDECQVAGASVVGGDVVRGDTIVVSITALGDLRNQEPVTRAGAQPGDLVAVTGWLGWSAAGYAVLSRGFRSPRAFVEAHRRPEPPYHAGPAAAGLGATAMCDVSDGLIADLGHIAEASKVRIDIRSGAIDIPSQMNDIGQAVGVDPMQWVLSGGEDHAIVATFPPDVKLPARWKVIGEVLNPSALPQVTVDGAPWTSKGGWDHFGDIES; encoded by the coding sequence GGAGTTCGGGCTCATCAGGGAGCTCACCTCCCGTCTCACCACCACCCCGGCGGTCCGGGTCGGCCCCGGCGACGACGCCGCGGTGGTCGCCGCGCCCGACCGGCGGGTCGTGGCCTCGACCGACATCCTGCTGGAGGGCCGGCACTTCCGCCGCGACTGGTCCACGGCGTACGACGTGGGCCGCAAGGCCGCCGCGCAGAACCTCGCGGACATCGCCGCCATGGGCGCCGTCCCGACCGCGCTGCTGCTCGGCCTGGTCGTGCCCGCCGAACTCCCGGTGACCTGGCCCAGCGAGCTGATGGACGGCCTGCGCGACGAGTGCCAGGTCGCGGGCGCCTCGGTGGTGGGCGGGGACGTCGTACGGGGCGACACGATCGTGGTGTCGATCACCGCGCTCGGCGATCTGCGCAACCAGGAACCCGTCACCCGGGCCGGAGCCCAGCCCGGCGACCTCGTCGCGGTCACCGGCTGGCTGGGCTGGTCGGCCGCCGGGTACGCCGTGCTGTCCCGGGGGTTCCGATCGCCGCGCGCCTTCGTGGAGGCGCACCGGCGCCCGGAGCCGCCGTACCACGCGGGACCGGCCGCGGCCGGGCTCGGCGCGACCGCGATGTGCGACGTCAGCGACGGGCTGATCGCCGACCTCGGGCACATCGCGGAGGCCAGCAAGGTCCGCATCGACATCCGCTCCGGCGCGATCGACATCCCGTCCCAGATGAACGACATCGGGCAGGCCGTCGGCGTCGACCCGATGCAGTGGGTGCTCAGCGGGGGAGAGGACCACGCGATCGTGGCGACCTTCCCGCCCGACGTGAAGCTGCCCGCCCGCTGGAAGGTGATCGGCGAGGTCCTCAACCCCTCGGCGCTGCCCCAGGTGACGGTCGACGGGGCGCCGTGGACCAGCAAGGGCGGCTGGGACCACTTCGGGGACATCGAGTCGTGA